A region of Acidimicrobiales bacterium DNA encodes the following proteins:
- a CDS encoding metalloregulator ArsR/SmtB family transcription factor: protein MVAYGAVLDALGDPTRRAILERLRQGPRPVGEIADGLPVSRPAVSQHLRVLKEAGLVVDRREGTRRLYAVDPGGLAVLRAYLESLWQESLARFAAHIDETETTDTEGTT from the coding sequence GTGGTGGCTTACGGAGCGGTGCTCGACGCGTTGGGCGACCCGACGCGGCGGGCCATCCTCGAGCGGCTCCGCCAGGGGCCCCGGCCGGTCGGCGAGATCGCCGACGGGCTGCCGGTCAGCCGGCCCGCCGTCTCCCAGCACCTCCGGGTGCTGAAGGAGGCCGGGCTGGTCGTTGACCGCCGGGAGGGCACCCGGCGCCTCTACGCCGTCGACCCCGGGGGCCTCGCCGTGCTGCGGGCCTACCTCGAGTCGCTCTGGCAGGAGTCGCTGGCCCGCTTCGCCGCCCACATCGACGAGACCGAGACGACGGACACGGAGGGGACCACATGA
- a CDS encoding transglycosylase family protein, with amino-acid sequence MPSASSAWATGEGGVAAFGGAPAAGEPGGNTLGDVVGIAATPTGGGYWAVTDDGAVYSYGDAFFFGGADSLDLAGDVVAIAATPSGRGYWLAGEDGAVFSYGDARFRGAAVDLDLSAPVVGMAGTPSGRGYWLFTRDGGVLSFGDARFAGSLGADRSHADVVGGAATSTGRGYWLAAEDGHVWAFGDAADHGDAADLDLAAPIVDLTATPSGGGYYLAAEDGGVLTFGDARFSGALAGGDADGPVTGIAARPGGGYWLAVGTTPPPPPPPPAPAPAPAASSSSSGSSSSSASSGSSSSSASAPVSGGSVWYAIAECESGGNWSINTGNGYYGGLQFSLATWQAFGGTGYPHQASPGTQIAIAERVLAVQGWGAWPACSAALGLR; translated from the coding sequence GTGCCGTCGGCGTCGAGCGCCTGGGCGACCGGTGAGGGCGGCGTCGCCGCCTTCGGCGGGGCGCCGGCAGCCGGCGAACCGGGCGGCAACACCCTGGGCGACGTGGTCGGCATCGCCGCCACGCCGACTGGCGGCGGCTACTGGGCCGTCACCGACGACGGCGCCGTCTACTCCTACGGCGACGCCTTCTTCTTCGGCGGCGCCGACTCGCTCGACCTCGCCGGCGACGTCGTCGCCATCGCCGCCACGCCGTCGGGGCGGGGCTACTGGCTGGCCGGCGAGGACGGCGCGGTGTTCTCCTACGGCGACGCCCGCTTCCGGGGCGCCGCCGTCGACCTCGACCTCTCCGCCCCCGTCGTCGGCATGGCCGGCACCCCGTCGGGCCGCGGCTACTGGCTGTTCACGCGCGACGGCGGCGTCCTGTCCTTCGGCGACGCCCGCTTCGCCGGCTCCCTCGGCGCCGACCGGTCCCACGCGGACGTGGTCGGCGGCGCGGCGACGTCGACCGGGCGGGGCTACTGGCTGGCCGCCGAGGACGGGCACGTGTGGGCCTTCGGCGACGCCGCCGACCACGGCGACGCCGCCGACCTGGACCTCGCCGCGCCGATCGTCGATCTCACGGCGACCCCGTCGGGCGGGGGCTACTACCTCGCCGCCGAGGACGGCGGCGTGCTGACCTTCGGCGACGCCCGCTTCTCCGGGGCGCTGGCCGGCGGCGACGCCGACGGCCCCGTCACCGGCATCGCCGCCCGCCCCGGCGGCGGGTACTGGCTGGCCGTCGGCACCACGCCGCCGCCCCCGCCGCCCCCGCCCGCCCCCGCGCCGGCCCCGGCCGCGTCGTCCTCCTCCTCGGGCTCGTCGAGCTCGTCGGCGTCCTCGGGCTCGTCGTCCTCGTCGGCGTCGGCGCCCGTGTCCGGCGGCAGCGTCTGGTACGCCATCGCCGAGTGCGAGTCGGGCGGCAACTGGTCGATCAACACCGGCAACGGCTACTACGGCGGGCTGCAGTTCTCGCTCGCGACATGGCAGGCGTTCGGCGGCACCGGCTATCCGCACCAGGCGTCGCCCGGCACCCAGATCGCCATCGCCGAGCGGGTGCTCGCCGTGCAGGGCTGGGGCGCCTGGCCGGCGTGCTCGGCCGCCCTCGGCCTCAGGTAG
- a CDS encoding SRPBCC domain-containing protein codes for MSDERTTATTIEPVRCSVVLRCSPARAFQAYTAEMGRWWPTTTHAIEPGRVVDVVVDGRVGGTIRERLDDGTEHAWADITAWEPPDRLGLSWHPSIQPTVSTDIDIRFVDQGDGTTRMDVVHTGWERLGADAQPVRDDYDGGWRFVLGHYTRHLEGASAST; via the coding sequence ATGAGCGACGAGCGGACGACGGCGACGACGATCGAGCCGGTGCGGTGCAGCGTGGTGCTGCGCTGCTCGCCGGCCCGGGCCTTCCAGGCCTACACGGCCGAGATGGGCCGCTGGTGGCCGACGACGACCCACGCCATCGAGCCCGGCCGGGTGGTCGACGTGGTCGTCGACGGCCGGGTGGGCGGCACGATCAGGGAGCGCCTCGACGACGGGACCGAGCACGCCTGGGCCGACATCACGGCCTGGGAGCCGCCCGACCGGCTCGGCCTGTCGTGGCACCCGTCCATCCAGCCGACGGTGAGCACCGACATCGACATCCGCTTCGTCGACCAGGGCGACGGGACGACGCGGATGGACGTCGTCCACACCGGCTGGGAGCGGCTCGGGGCCGACGCCCAGCCGGTGCGGGACGACTACGACGGCGGGTGGCGGTTCGTGCTCGGGCACTACACCCGCCACCTCGAGGGTGCCTCGGCCTCTACCTGA
- a CDS encoding PPOX class F420-dependent oxidoreductase, protein MGYTPMTEDEWQAFLRSPVRPAILATVRKDGRPHATPVWYDVDDDGTIVFTTHETSVKGAAVRRDGRVSLCVQDDRPPFSFVMVEGRAEASADPEDLRRWAARIGGRYMGADQAEAYGARNGVPGELVVRVTPAHVVALKDVAL, encoded by the coding sequence CGAGTGGCAGGCGTTCCTGCGCTCGCCCGTCCGCCCGGCGATCCTCGCCACCGTCCGCAAGGACGGCCGGCCCCACGCCACGCCGGTCTGGTACGACGTCGACGACGACGGGACCATCGTGTTCACCACCCACGAGACGTCGGTGAAGGGCGCGGCGGTGCGCCGGGACGGCCGGGTGTCGCTCTGCGTGCAGGACGATCGGCCGCCGTTCTCGTTCGTGATGGTCGAGGGCCGGGCCGAGGCGTCGGCCGACCCCGAGGACCTGCGGCGGTGGGCGGCGCGGATCGGCGGGCGCTACATGGGCGCCGACCAGGCCGAGGCCTACGGCGCCCGCAACGGCGTGCCCGGCGAGCTGGTCGTGCGGGTGACGCCCGCCCACGTCGTGGCGCTGAAGGACGTGGCCCTGTAG